Proteins encoded by one window of Cheilinus undulatus linkage group 13, ASM1832078v1, whole genome shotgun sequence:
- the si:ch211-188c16.1 gene encoding uncharacterized protein si:ch211-188c16.1 isoform X1 codes for MEEGLINVKALRAKFQEEALVAQSKTSRPAVAEKPKHLPPPGGHCSSVVSGINIAVENKTQVPRVIFRDGLRSSGGKRPISFPPQTQQTSSSSQLANGESTTRQSLKDRHMPLVLPALPVKEQKTEVQAKKEHKLEPEPGKDVVPHTKIKKKGLLLPFKSTKASKVSAENGEEPTYADLTTRPSSAPAELPSVEKQTAEDGISLHSDQSTTEFPPSSPDIPISPPPAETSVDSDSKNSTLERAKKKFSRRQMFISAKSKSLRSPDNTPRDKMLPSPPKNIESAEPELSLPSAGCLPHLACISARPFFKAKSSGRKSPLSRQFGRNKAELPAVRAAELHPAAAPPKKPLPDLRVLGSMPLKPPRPQLVDLSAYISPTVNEVSPGLSQAPSDEPESIPNPVLDAPEFPDFENSEMDTAEGDAVDIAALELEALDLLGTDVPVPDDCGGSDFGDPQPELSVYEPAEPLMSTAFQDVNLGNQDLIPLDPVSFSEPINLTEFTEPAAAEQWPQSEEVSTDPLSNSQVDEADLGAAESYSAAQETDSGNHSTLNEGIQPHQGVTQQDSYYETSDNVYEDVENLNKFILAQNLRKGKGSIKNPYADNLLMKEEACLHIWPRNPWAASISGEHVHSAHSHTLRKEPQSPTTADLKEQKKREKQRLEKEKKEQKEREKKENEMKKKYKVTGEEEPMYHAKVILASKVRKNDLPVKTGDIVSIIRTTNCPKGKWLARDTNHKYGYISVMNVELNIKEMLELGKKAQAAGRGGNHEGDTISMGSRSSSHPVLTSSFTDDSEEWACEDETLSTNENYFPQQTASLPDMSCSHVSAQHTLSDANLEDLHTQMRHEALQKLNIFFQHSKDDFGDVADSEGATPTNAEPQDFLCAVEEPPYPEQEVDFTELGLLPPPPLYADTF; via the exons ATGGAAGAG GGACTGATCAACGTCAAAGCTCTGAGAGCCAAGTTTCAGGAAGAGGCCCTGGTGGCTCAATCTAAAACCAGTCGACCAGCTGTTGCAGAGAAGCCAAAACACCTTCCTCCTCCAGGCGGTCACTGCAGCTCTGTGGTTAGTGGTATTAATATCGCTGTAGAGAACAAAACACAAGTTCCTCGGGTCATCTTCAGAGATGGGCTGCGGTCATCTGGAGGCAAGCGACCAATTTCCTTCCCACCACAGACTCAGCAGACCTCCTCCTCATCTCAGCTTGCTAATGGAGAGAGCACAACTAGGCAGTCCCTCAAAGACCGACATATGCCTCTGGTGCTTCCTGCCCTGCCTGTAAAAGAGCAAAAGACAGAAGTACAAGCCAAAAAGGAGCACAAACTCGAACCAGAGCCAGGGAAAGATGTCGTGCCACAtactaaaatcaaaaagaaaGGATTGCTGCTTCCTTTCAAGTCCACCAAAGCATCAAAAGTCAGTGCAGAAAATGGAGAGGAGCCTACGTATGCTGATTTGACCACCAGACCTTCCAGTGCTCCTGCCGAGTTGCCCTCTGTGGAAAAACAAACTGCAGAAGATGGGATTTCTCTGCATAGTGACCAATCAACCACTGAGTTCCCTCCCTCCAGTCCAGATATTCCAATCAGCCCTCCTCCTGCAGAGACAAGTGTTGACTCTGACAGCAAAAACAGCACTTTGGAGAGGGCTAAGAAGAAATTTTCACGCAGGCAGATGTTTATCTCTGCAAAATCTAAAAGCCTGCGTTCACCTGACAACACCCCAAGGGACAAAATGTTACCTTCGCCGCCAAAAAATATTGAAAGCGCTGAGCCTGAGCTGTCCTTACCTTCAGCAGGGTGCCTTCCACACCTGGCTTGTATTTCAGCCCGGCCTTTCTTCAAAGCCAAGAGCTCTGGACGCA AGTCTCCGTTGAGTAGGCAGTTTGGCAGGAATAAAGCTGAACTTCCTGCTGTCAGAGCTGCTGAACTTCATCCAGCAGCTGCTCCTCCAAAGAAGCCTCTGCCAGATTTAAGGGTACTGGGGTCAATGCCTCTGAAGCCCCCCAGGCCTCAATTAGTAGATCTCAGCGCTTACATCTCACCCACTGTTAATG AGGTGTCACCAGGCTTGAGCCAAGCACCGAGCGACGAGCCAGAGTCCATCCCCAACCCTGTGCTAGACGCTCCAGAGTTTCCAGACTTTGAGAATTCGGAGATGGACACAGCAGAGGGCGATGCTGTTGACATTGCTGCATTAGAGCTTGAGGCCTTAGACTTACTCGGCACAGACGTTCCTGTGCCAGATGACTGCGGGGGCTCAGATTTTGGAGATCCACAACCTGAGTTGTCTGTGTACGAACCTGCAGAGCCCCTTATGAGCACCGCCTTCCAAGATGTGAACCTTGGCAATCAGGACTTAATACCCCTCGATCCAGTCAGCTTCTCTGAACCAATAAACCTCACAGAGTTCACAGAgccagctgcagcagagcagtgGCCTCAGAGTGAGGAGGTCAGCACGGACCCCCTGTCTAACTCTCAAGTTGATGAAGCTGATCTGGGAGCTGCTGAGTCTTACTCTGCTGCACAGGAAACAGACAGTGGTAACCACTCAACATTAAATGAGGGAATTCAACCACATCAAGG TGTAACTCAACAGGACAGTTACTATGAGACGAGTGATAACGTGTATGAGGACGTTGAGAACCTTAACAAATTTATCCTGGCCCAGAACCTGCGTAAAGGAAAAGGCAGTATAAAGA ATCCATATGCTGACAACCTCCTGATG AAGGAGGAGGCGTGTCTTCACATATGGCCGAGGAATCCCTG GGCAGCCAGCATATCAGGAGAACATGTCCATTCAGCTCACAGTCATACCCTCCG aaaaGAACCCCAAAGCCCCACCACTGCTGACCTTAAAGAacagaagaagagggagaagcaGCGACTggagaaggagaaaaaggagcagaaggagagggagaagaaggaaaatgagatgaaaaagaAGTACAAA GTGACAGGTGAAGAGGAGCCCATGTACCATGCCAAAGTGATTTTGGCGAGCAAGGTCCGCAAGAACGACCTACCCGTGAAAACTGGGGATATAGTCAGCATCATTCGAACCACCAACTGCCCAAAAGGCAAATGGTTGGCCCGAGACACAAACCACAAGT ACGGTTATATTTCAGTCATGAATGTTGAACTAAATATCAAGGAGATGCTTGAACTCGGGAAGAAGGCCCAAGCTGCTGGACGAGGAGGCAACCATGAGGGAGACACTATCAGCATGGGGAGCAG ATCCTCTAGCCATCCTGTATTGACAAGCAGTT TCACAGATGACAGTGAGGAGTGGGCCTGTGAGGACGAGACTCTCTCAACCAATGAAAACTA CTTTCCCCAGCAGACGGCCTCATTGCCTGATATGT CGTGCAGCCATGTCAGCGCCCAGCACACTCTGAGCGATGCCAACCTGGAGGACCTACACACGCA GATGCGACATGAGGCCCTGCAGAAACTCAACATCTTCTTTCAACACAGCAAAGACGACTTTGGCGACGTCGCTGACAGTGAGGGAGCAACCCCGACAAA TGCTGAGCCACAGG ACTTCTTGTGCGCTGTTGAGGAGCCTCCGTATCC TGAACAGGAGGTTGACTTCACAGAGCTGGGACTCCTTCCTCCCCCGCCGCTTTATGCTGACACCTTCTGA
- the si:ch211-188c16.1 gene encoding uncharacterized protein si:ch211-188c16.1 isoform X2 — translation MEEGLINVKALRAKFQEEALVAQSKTSRPAVAEKPKHLPPPGGHCSSVVSGINIAVENKTQVPRVIFRDGLRSSGGKRPISFPPQTQQTSSSSQLANGESTTRQSLKDRHMPLVLPALPVKEQKTEVQAKKEHKLEPEPGKDVVPHTKIKKKGLLLPFKSTKASKVSAENGEEPTYADLTTRPSSAPAELPSVEKQTAEDGISLHSDQSTTEFPPSSPDIPISPPPAETSVDSDSKNSTLERAKKKFSRRQMFISAKSKSLRSPDNTPRDKMLPSPPKNIESAEPELSLPSAGCLPHLACISARPFFKAKSSGRKSPLSRQFGRNKAELPAVRAAELHPAAAPPKKPLPDLRVLGSMPLKPPRPQLVDLSAYISPTVNEVSPGLSQAPSDEPESIPNPVLDAPEFPDFENSEMDTAEGDAVDIAALELEALDLLGTDVPVPDDCGGSDFGDPQPELSVYEPAEPLMSTAFQDVNLGNQDLIPLDPVSFSEPINLTEFTEPAAAEQWPQSEEVSTDPLSNSQVDEADLGAAESYSAAQETDSGNHSTLNEGIQPHQGVTQQDSYYETSDNVYEDVENLNKFILAQNLRKGKGSIKNPYADNLLMEEACLHIWPRNPWAASISGEHVHSAHSHTLRKEPQSPTTADLKEQKKREKQRLEKEKKEQKEREKKENEMKKKYKVTGEEEPMYHAKVILASKVRKNDLPVKTGDIVSIIRTTNCPKGKWLARDTNHKYGYISVMNVELNIKEMLELGKKAQAAGRGGNHEGDTISMGSRSSSHPVLTSSFTDDSEEWACEDETLSTNENYFPQQTASLPDMSCSHVSAQHTLSDANLEDLHTQMRHEALQKLNIFFQHSKDDFGDVADSEGATPTNAEPQDFLCAVEEPPYPEQEVDFTELGLLPPPPLYADTF, via the exons ATGGAAGAG GGACTGATCAACGTCAAAGCTCTGAGAGCCAAGTTTCAGGAAGAGGCCCTGGTGGCTCAATCTAAAACCAGTCGACCAGCTGTTGCAGAGAAGCCAAAACACCTTCCTCCTCCAGGCGGTCACTGCAGCTCTGTGGTTAGTGGTATTAATATCGCTGTAGAGAACAAAACACAAGTTCCTCGGGTCATCTTCAGAGATGGGCTGCGGTCATCTGGAGGCAAGCGACCAATTTCCTTCCCACCACAGACTCAGCAGACCTCCTCCTCATCTCAGCTTGCTAATGGAGAGAGCACAACTAGGCAGTCCCTCAAAGACCGACATATGCCTCTGGTGCTTCCTGCCCTGCCTGTAAAAGAGCAAAAGACAGAAGTACAAGCCAAAAAGGAGCACAAACTCGAACCAGAGCCAGGGAAAGATGTCGTGCCACAtactaaaatcaaaaagaaaGGATTGCTGCTTCCTTTCAAGTCCACCAAAGCATCAAAAGTCAGTGCAGAAAATGGAGAGGAGCCTACGTATGCTGATTTGACCACCAGACCTTCCAGTGCTCCTGCCGAGTTGCCCTCTGTGGAAAAACAAACTGCAGAAGATGGGATTTCTCTGCATAGTGACCAATCAACCACTGAGTTCCCTCCCTCCAGTCCAGATATTCCAATCAGCCCTCCTCCTGCAGAGACAAGTGTTGACTCTGACAGCAAAAACAGCACTTTGGAGAGGGCTAAGAAGAAATTTTCACGCAGGCAGATGTTTATCTCTGCAAAATCTAAAAGCCTGCGTTCACCTGACAACACCCCAAGGGACAAAATGTTACCTTCGCCGCCAAAAAATATTGAAAGCGCTGAGCCTGAGCTGTCCTTACCTTCAGCAGGGTGCCTTCCACACCTGGCTTGTATTTCAGCCCGGCCTTTCTTCAAAGCCAAGAGCTCTGGACGCA AGTCTCCGTTGAGTAGGCAGTTTGGCAGGAATAAAGCTGAACTTCCTGCTGTCAGAGCTGCTGAACTTCATCCAGCAGCTGCTCCTCCAAAGAAGCCTCTGCCAGATTTAAGGGTACTGGGGTCAATGCCTCTGAAGCCCCCCAGGCCTCAATTAGTAGATCTCAGCGCTTACATCTCACCCACTGTTAATG AGGTGTCACCAGGCTTGAGCCAAGCACCGAGCGACGAGCCAGAGTCCATCCCCAACCCTGTGCTAGACGCTCCAGAGTTTCCAGACTTTGAGAATTCGGAGATGGACACAGCAGAGGGCGATGCTGTTGACATTGCTGCATTAGAGCTTGAGGCCTTAGACTTACTCGGCACAGACGTTCCTGTGCCAGATGACTGCGGGGGCTCAGATTTTGGAGATCCACAACCTGAGTTGTCTGTGTACGAACCTGCAGAGCCCCTTATGAGCACCGCCTTCCAAGATGTGAACCTTGGCAATCAGGACTTAATACCCCTCGATCCAGTCAGCTTCTCTGAACCAATAAACCTCACAGAGTTCACAGAgccagctgcagcagagcagtgGCCTCAGAGTGAGGAGGTCAGCACGGACCCCCTGTCTAACTCTCAAGTTGATGAAGCTGATCTGGGAGCTGCTGAGTCTTACTCTGCTGCACAGGAAACAGACAGTGGTAACCACTCAACATTAAATGAGGGAATTCAACCACATCAAGG TGTAACTCAACAGGACAGTTACTATGAGACGAGTGATAACGTGTATGAGGACGTTGAGAACCTTAACAAATTTATCCTGGCCCAGAACCTGCGTAAAGGAAAAGGCAGTATAAAGA ATCCATATGCTGACAACCTCCTGATG GAGGAGGCGTGTCTTCACATATGGCCGAGGAATCCCTG GGCAGCCAGCATATCAGGAGAACATGTCCATTCAGCTCACAGTCATACCCTCCG aaaaGAACCCCAAAGCCCCACCACTGCTGACCTTAAAGAacagaagaagagggagaagcaGCGACTggagaaggagaaaaaggagcagaaggagagggagaagaaggaaaatgagatgaaaaagaAGTACAAA GTGACAGGTGAAGAGGAGCCCATGTACCATGCCAAAGTGATTTTGGCGAGCAAGGTCCGCAAGAACGACCTACCCGTGAAAACTGGGGATATAGTCAGCATCATTCGAACCACCAACTGCCCAAAAGGCAAATGGTTGGCCCGAGACACAAACCACAAGT ACGGTTATATTTCAGTCATGAATGTTGAACTAAATATCAAGGAGATGCTTGAACTCGGGAAGAAGGCCCAAGCTGCTGGACGAGGAGGCAACCATGAGGGAGACACTATCAGCATGGGGAGCAG ATCCTCTAGCCATCCTGTATTGACAAGCAGTT TCACAGATGACAGTGAGGAGTGGGCCTGTGAGGACGAGACTCTCTCAACCAATGAAAACTA CTTTCCCCAGCAGACGGCCTCATTGCCTGATATGT CGTGCAGCCATGTCAGCGCCCAGCACACTCTGAGCGATGCCAACCTGGAGGACCTACACACGCA GATGCGACATGAGGCCCTGCAGAAACTCAACATCTTCTTTCAACACAGCAAAGACGACTTTGGCGACGTCGCTGACAGTGAGGGAGCAACCCCGACAAA TGCTGAGCCACAGG ACTTCTTGTGCGCTGTTGAGGAGCCTCCGTATCC TGAACAGGAGGTTGACTTCACAGAGCTGGGACTCCTTCCTCCCCCGCCGCTTTATGCTGACACCTTCTGA
- the c8a gene encoding complement component C8 alpha chain isoform X2, translating into MEIFKKLPLTLCSLYLFIFYFPHVNASRRPWTTADNSGAGTRRTRAVNRPIPINCRLGPWSQWTPCNACTDKKFRFRYLEKPSQFGGTECFETLWEHLTCPTATTECLVPDYCGEDFTCKETGRCISQSLRCNGEPDCDDFSDEDECEDFNRRDDKCSTLMPIPGAERGIQGYNALTDDFVDPVLDPKYFGGKCEYVYNGEWRKFVYDSFCENLHYNEDEKNYRKPYNYHAYRFVAEATSEGSHEYYEDLVGLLEARKKSKSSNAGVTIGIYYVEGGLRGSKESEFLQNLTQHKSQDLGFVRLLSKVQTAHFKMRTNKLMLHDDFYVSLMELPEQYNFGMYSRFFNTFGTHYVTEGTMGGTLEYVVVVNKTSMAESRLTGDQAGRCFGGTIGLSYPLDTLGTAGLKVGADSCNKKGKFNQQQSSRSVVIEDIVTLVKGGIVVSSSGLLAIRNPDTYKNWGASLKYNPTLIEYETLPIYELVRLSTAANHVGARLANMQRAWDEYMQHFDSCRCAPCRNNGITILKGTSCNCICKSGYQGDACEETHRADTRTDGSWSCWGAWSSCSSGRKTRTRTCDNPAPDGGGRTCLGSSSQSQRC; encoded by the exons ATggagatatttaaaaaattacctCTGACATTATGTTCTCTGTATCTGTTCATCTTTTATTTCCCACATGTGAATGCATCCAGGAGGCCGTGGACAACTGCTGATAACAG TGGGGCCGGGACGAGGAGAACCAGAGCTGTAAACAGGCCTATTCCCATCAACTGTAGGTTGGGGCCCTGGTCACAGTGGACACCCTGCAACGCCTGCACAGACAAAAAG TTTCGTTTCCGATACCTGGAGAAACCGTCACAGTTTGGCGGCACAGAGTGTTTTGAGACTTTGTGGGAGCATCTGACATGTCCGACAGCAACTACAGAGTGTCTGGTGCCAGATTACTGTGGAGAAGACTTCACCTGCAAAGAAACAG GGCGCTGCATCAGTCAGTCTCTCCGCTGTAATGGAGAGCCAGACTGTGATGATTTTTCTGATGAAGACGAGTGTGAAGACTTCAACCGGAGAGACGACAAGTGCTCCACCCTCATGCCAATCCCTGGGGCTGAACGTGGCATTCAGGG CTACAATGCATTGACAGACGACTTTGTGGATCCTGTACTCGACCCAAAGTACTTTGGAGGAAAGTGTGAATACGTCTACAATGGTGAATGGAGGAAATTTGTCTATGACTCATTTTGCGAGAACCTGCACTACAACGAAGATGAGAAGAACTACAGAAAGCCCTACAACTATCATGCTTACCGTTTTGTG GCTGAAGCTACATCTGAGGGCTCTCATGAATACTACGAGGATTTGGTCGGCCTGCTTGAGGCaaggaaaaaatcaaaatcttcCAATGCTGGTGTTACAATTGGGATCTATTATGTGGAAGGAGGACTGAGAGGGAGTAAGGAATCAGAATTTCTCCAGAACTTAACACAGCACAAAAGCCAG GACCTCGGATTCGTCAGACTTTTGTCCAAAGTACAAACAGCTCACTTCAAAATGAGAACTAACAAACTGATGCTTCATGATGACTTCTACGTCTCACTCATGGAGCTTCCTGAGCAGTACAACTTTGGGATGTACTCGCGCTTCTTCAACACGTTCGGCACTCATTATGTCACAGAGGGAACCATGGGAGGAACCCTTGAATATGTTGTTGTTGTCAACAAAACATCCATGGCTGAATCAA gGCTGACAGGTGACCAAGCTGGAAGATGCTTTGGTGGTACCATCGGTTTAAGTTATCCCCTTGACACTTTGGGAACAGCAGGGCTGAAAGTGGGAGCAGATTCAtgcaataaaaaaggaaaatttaatCAAC agcAGAGCTCTCGTTCAGTTGTGATTGAAGACATTGTAACTCTGGTGAAAGGTGGGATCGTAGTCAGCAGCAGTGGCCTTTTGGCTATCAGGAACCCTGACACCTACAAGAACTGGGGAGCATCACTCAAGTACAACCCAACACTCATTGAGTATGAG ACCCTGCCGATTTATGAGCTTGTCCGCCTCAGCACGGCTGCTAATCATGTAGGAGCAAGACTGGCCAACATGCAGAGGGCTTGGGACGAGTACATGCAGCATTTCGACTCCTGTCGCTGCGCCCCCTGCAGGAACAATGGAATCACAATACTCAAAGGAACATCCTGTAACTGCATCTGTAAGTCAGGCTACCAGGGAGATGCCTGTGAAGAGACTCACAGAGCAG ATACCAGGACTGATGGGTCATGGTCATGCTGGGGGGCATGGTCATCCTGTTCTTCAGGGAGGAAGACTCGGACAAGAACCTGTGATAATCCAGCGCCTGATGGAGGTGGAAGAACCTGTTTGGGCTCCTCCTCTCAGAGTCAGCGTTGTTAA
- the c8a gene encoding complement component C8 alpha chain isoform X1 yields MEIFKKLPLTLCSLYLFIFYFPHVNASRRPWTTADNSSGAGTRRTRAVNRPIPINCRLGPWSQWTPCNACTDKKFRFRYLEKPSQFGGTECFETLWEHLTCPTATTECLVPDYCGEDFTCKETGRCISQSLRCNGEPDCDDFSDEDECEDFNRRDDKCSTLMPIPGAERGIQGYNALTDDFVDPVLDPKYFGGKCEYVYNGEWRKFVYDSFCENLHYNEDEKNYRKPYNYHAYRFVAEATSEGSHEYYEDLVGLLEARKKSKSSNAGVTIGIYYVEGGLRGSKESEFLQNLTQHKSQDLGFVRLLSKVQTAHFKMRTNKLMLHDDFYVSLMELPEQYNFGMYSRFFNTFGTHYVTEGTMGGTLEYVVVVNKTSMAESRLTGDQAGRCFGGTIGLSYPLDTLGTAGLKVGADSCNKKGKFNQQQSSRSVVIEDIVTLVKGGIVVSSSGLLAIRNPDTYKNWGASLKYNPTLIEYETLPIYELVRLSTAANHVGARLANMQRAWDEYMQHFDSCRCAPCRNNGITILKGTSCNCICKSGYQGDACEETHRADTRTDGSWSCWGAWSSCSSGRKTRTRTCDNPAPDGGGRTCLGSSSQSQRC; encoded by the exons ATggagatatttaaaaaattacctCTGACATTATGTTCTCTGTATCTGTTCATCTTTTATTTCCCACATGTGAATGCATCCAGGAGGCCGTGGACAACTGCTGATAACAG CAGTGGGGCCGGGACGAGGAGAACCAGAGCTGTAAACAGGCCTATTCCCATCAACTGTAGGTTGGGGCCCTGGTCACAGTGGACACCCTGCAACGCCTGCACAGACAAAAAG TTTCGTTTCCGATACCTGGAGAAACCGTCACAGTTTGGCGGCACAGAGTGTTTTGAGACTTTGTGGGAGCATCTGACATGTCCGACAGCAACTACAGAGTGTCTGGTGCCAGATTACTGTGGAGAAGACTTCACCTGCAAAGAAACAG GGCGCTGCATCAGTCAGTCTCTCCGCTGTAATGGAGAGCCAGACTGTGATGATTTTTCTGATGAAGACGAGTGTGAAGACTTCAACCGGAGAGACGACAAGTGCTCCACCCTCATGCCAATCCCTGGGGCTGAACGTGGCATTCAGGG CTACAATGCATTGACAGACGACTTTGTGGATCCTGTACTCGACCCAAAGTACTTTGGAGGAAAGTGTGAATACGTCTACAATGGTGAATGGAGGAAATTTGTCTATGACTCATTTTGCGAGAACCTGCACTACAACGAAGATGAGAAGAACTACAGAAAGCCCTACAACTATCATGCTTACCGTTTTGTG GCTGAAGCTACATCTGAGGGCTCTCATGAATACTACGAGGATTTGGTCGGCCTGCTTGAGGCaaggaaaaaatcaaaatcttcCAATGCTGGTGTTACAATTGGGATCTATTATGTGGAAGGAGGACTGAGAGGGAGTAAGGAATCAGAATTTCTCCAGAACTTAACACAGCACAAAAGCCAG GACCTCGGATTCGTCAGACTTTTGTCCAAAGTACAAACAGCTCACTTCAAAATGAGAACTAACAAACTGATGCTTCATGATGACTTCTACGTCTCACTCATGGAGCTTCCTGAGCAGTACAACTTTGGGATGTACTCGCGCTTCTTCAACACGTTCGGCACTCATTATGTCACAGAGGGAACCATGGGAGGAACCCTTGAATATGTTGTTGTTGTCAACAAAACATCCATGGCTGAATCAA gGCTGACAGGTGACCAAGCTGGAAGATGCTTTGGTGGTACCATCGGTTTAAGTTATCCCCTTGACACTTTGGGAACAGCAGGGCTGAAAGTGGGAGCAGATTCAtgcaataaaaaaggaaaatttaatCAAC agcAGAGCTCTCGTTCAGTTGTGATTGAAGACATTGTAACTCTGGTGAAAGGTGGGATCGTAGTCAGCAGCAGTGGCCTTTTGGCTATCAGGAACCCTGACACCTACAAGAACTGGGGAGCATCACTCAAGTACAACCCAACACTCATTGAGTATGAG ACCCTGCCGATTTATGAGCTTGTCCGCCTCAGCACGGCTGCTAATCATGTAGGAGCAAGACTGGCCAACATGCAGAGGGCTTGGGACGAGTACATGCAGCATTTCGACTCCTGTCGCTGCGCCCCCTGCAGGAACAATGGAATCACAATACTCAAAGGAACATCCTGTAACTGCATCTGTAAGTCAGGCTACCAGGGAGATGCCTGTGAAGAGACTCACAGAGCAG ATACCAGGACTGATGGGTCATGGTCATGCTGGGGGGCATGGTCATCCTGTTCTTCAGGGAGGAAGACTCGGACAAGAACCTGTGATAATCCAGCGCCTGATGGAGGTGGAAGAACCTGTTTGGGCTCCTCCTCTCAGAGTCAGCGTTGTTAA